In a genomic window of Streptomyces sp. NBC_01231:
- a CDS encoding nitrate- and nitrite sensing domain-containing protein, producing the protein MQGRFKRDGSASAEPEPHGGTGPTAGSSSPQHAQNPGPSGDGGERPGRPGASTSSSPAAPTTPPVRPPRGASGPGPRAALRNWRISTRLVALLTLPVVAATTLGAVRINDSMDDIQQLDNMKLLTEMTKQATELADALQAERDQSAGPLAHGSASNDFTVKGFRTKTDRAVETFKGAAEDIDAANLPGVRESLVGLVRDLGGLARIRNSAYATENNASQTVEGYHRLITHLLDLSQDMAEATSNPEMIQRTRALAAFSSAKEYASIQRAILAAALPTSNTTTGKLSESDRLYGEGALESEESDLSSFQSIYGQDSAIELLKPVEEGNPTIQATDQYGNRAMRSGLADLDKRSYKDWVDDSSIKIEQMGNVEHTLLEDMEQKARELRNESERDAIISGVLILLVLGISLVGAFVVARSMIRSLRRLQETATKVAQDRLPELVKQLSESDPQDVDTSVESVGVHSRDEIGQVAAAFDDVHREAVRLAAEQALLRGNVNAMFTNLSRRSQGLIQRQLSLISELESREADPDQLSSLFKLDHLATRMRRNGENLLVLAGEEPGRRWTRPVPLVDVLRAAASEVEQYERIELASVPTTEVAGRVVNDLVHLLAELLENATSFSSPQTKVKVTGHALPDGRVLIEIHDTGIGLSPEDLAAINERLASPPTVDVSVSRRMGLFVVGRLSQRHGIRIQLRPSDSGGTTALVMLPVDVAQGGKKPQPKPGQGAGGGAAAAAAGVAAARRGGQPGGALGSGPGGPGAGAPGGLLGAGQGPRAALPGRDAGGRPGAPGGARGPQGPGAPQQGRPAPAGAGAGFGGQAPGAPQGLQAAGTGGPQGQAPFGGGQDAFGGGQDAFGSSQDSFGGARGAVPPQSPPSNKGSEQQGRRRRPQLPGRGGPRAELPGGNQQPRTPSWSDENAQPPVPRASLDAPRGHDEQDSSQTSRMPRIDDRQGPGATTEMPAIPRLDGRQGPGSTSEFARPDYDAPPPGAPQSTGQFARPGTSGGGQTGQNSRPEQITDGPFVRSDIFGAPNTPSGRNTPAAPSAPGQFTPPQGYDDGTSGQFPRPGYDGGSTGQFAQPGYEDGSTGQHSLPSGQTPSNTSSSTGQFERPQTNGRGTDFGAPRPPAPQQRPTRQESEALPPAGPGDGRTPLYDTLETNWFHGQQNGQQGSGATDPAPAAPQQQPQAPAAPQRPVASSWRSSPNDDLVRQAERVRQPAAGGVTTSGLPRRVPRANLVPGTAQQQQHQPGPQVSRSPDDVRGRLTNLRRGIAQGRQAGTGQTGSFPSPTHQQER; encoded by the coding sequence GTGCAGGGACGTTTCAAGAGGGATGGCAGTGCTTCGGCGGAGCCGGAGCCGCACGGCGGGACTGGCCCGACGGCCGGCAGTTCCTCGCCCCAGCACGCCCAGAACCCGGGCCCGTCCGGCGACGGCGGTGAGCGCCCCGGGCGCCCCGGCGCGTCCACGTCGTCCAGCCCGGCCGCCCCGACCACACCACCGGTGAGGCCGCCCCGTGGGGCGTCCGGCCCGGGCCCGCGAGCAGCCCTGCGCAACTGGCGCATCTCCACTCGTCTGGTCGCACTGCTCACCCTCCCGGTGGTCGCGGCCACCACGCTGGGCGCGGTACGCATCAACGACTCGATGGACGACATCCAGCAGCTGGACAACATGAAGCTGCTGACCGAGATGACCAAGCAGGCCACCGAACTCGCGGACGCGCTCCAGGCGGAGCGCGACCAGTCGGCCGGCCCGCTGGCCCACGGTTCGGCGTCGAACGACTTCACGGTCAAGGGCTTCCGCACCAAGACCGACCGGGCCGTGGAGACCTTCAAGGGCGCCGCGGAGGACATCGACGCCGCCAACCTCCCGGGCGTCCGTGAGAGCCTCGTCGGCCTCGTGCGCGACCTGGGCGGCCTCGCGAGGATCCGCAACTCGGCCTATGCGACCGAGAACAACGCCTCGCAGACGGTCGAGGGCTACCACCGCCTCATCACGCACCTGCTCGACCTCTCGCAGGACATGGCGGAGGCCACCAGCAACCCCGAGATGATCCAGCGCACGCGCGCCCTGGCGGCCTTCTCCTCGGCCAAGGAGTACGCGTCGATCCAGCGCGCGATCCTCGCGGCGGCGCTGCCCACCAGCAACACGACGACCGGCAAGCTCTCCGAGAGCGACCGCCTGTACGGCGAGGGCGCCCTGGAGAGCGAGGAGTCCGACCTCTCCAGCTTCCAGAGCATCTATGGCCAGGACAGCGCCATCGAGCTCCTCAAGCCGGTCGAAGAGGGCAACCCGACCATCCAGGCCACCGACCAGTACGGCAACCGCGCCATGCGTTCGGGCCTCGCCGACCTGGACAAGCGCTCCTACAAGGACTGGGTCGACGACAGCTCGATCAAGATCGAGCAGATGGGCAACGTCGAGCACACGCTGCTCGAGGACATGGAGCAGAAGGCCCGCGAGCTGCGCAACGAGTCCGAGCGCGACGCGATCATCTCCGGTGTCCTGATCCTGCTCGTCCTCGGTATCTCGCTGGTCGGCGCGTTCGTCGTCGCCCGGTCCATGATCCGCTCGCTGCGCCGCCTCCAGGAGACCGCCACCAAGGTCGCCCAGGACCGCCTGCCCGAGCTGGTCAAGCAGCTGTCCGAGTCCGACCCGCAGGACGTCGACACGTCCGTGGAGTCCGTCGGTGTGCACTCCCGGGACGAGATCGGCCAGGTGGCCGCGGCCTTCGACGACGTGCACCGCGAGGCCGTCCGGCTCGCCGCCGAGCAGGCCCTGCTGCGGGGCAACGTCAACGCGATGTTCACCAACCTCTCGCGCCGCTCCCAGGGTCTGATCCAGCGCCAGCTCTCACTGATCTCCGAGCTGGAGTCCCGTGAGGCCGACCCGGACCAGCTGTCCTCGCTGTTCAAGCTCGACCACCTCGCGACCCGCATGCGCCGTAACGGCGAGAACCTCCTCGTCCTCGCCGGTGAGGAGCCCGGCCGCCGCTGGACCCGCCCGGTCCCGCTGGTCGACGTGCTTCGCGCCGCTGCCTCCGAGGTGGAGCAGTACGAGCGCATCGAGCTGGCCTCCGTGCCGACCACCGAAGTGGCCGGCCGGGTCGTCAACGACCTCGTGCACCTGCTCGCCGAGCTGCTGGAGAACGCCACCTCGTTCTCCTCCCCGCAGACCAAGGTCAAGGTCACCGGTCACGCGCTGCCCGACGGCCGCGTCCTGATCGAGATCCACGACACCGGCATCGGCCTCTCCCCCGAGGACCTCGCCGCGATCAACGAGCGGCTCGCCTCGCCGCCCACCGTGGACGTCTCCGTCTCCCGCCGCATGGGTCTGTTCGTGGTCGGCCGGCTGTCGCAGCGCCACGGCATCCGCATCCAGCTGCGCCCGTCCGACTCCGGTGGTACGACCGCGCTGGTCATGCTCCCCGTCGATGTCGCCCAGGGCGGCAAGAAGCCGCAGCCGAAGCCCGGTCAGGGTGCCGGTGGCGGTGCCGCCGCCGCGGCCGCCGGTGTGGCCGCGGCCCGCCGTGGCGGTCAGCCGGGCGGCGCGCTCGGCAGTGGTCCCGGCGGACCGGGCGCGGGCGCGCCCGGCGGCCTGCTCGGTGCCGGTCAGGGACCGCGGGCCGCGCTCCCCGGGCGTGACGCGGGCGGCCGTCCCGGTGCGCCGGGCGGAGCGCGCGGACCGCAGGGTCCGGGTGCGCCCCAGCAGGGCCGGCCGGCTCCGGCCGGTGCGGGCGCCGGCTTCGGCGGTCAGGCTCCGGGGGCTCCGCAGGGCCTGCAGGCCGCGGGCACCGGTGGACCGCAGGGCCAGGCCCCCTTCGGAGGCGGCCAGGATGCCTTCGGCGGCGGTCAGGACGCCTTCGGGAGCAGCCAGGACTCGTTCGGCGGTGCCCGGGGGGCCGTACCCCCGCAGTCGCCGCCCTCGAACAAGGGTTCCGAGCAGCAGGGTCGGCGCCGTCGGCCTCAGCTGCCGGGGCGTGGTGGTCCTCGGGCCGAGCTGCCCGGCGGCAACCAGCAGCCCCGCACCCCCAGTTGGAGCGACGAGAACGCCCAGCCGCCGGTGCCGCGTGCCTCGCTGGACGCCCCGCGCGGCCACGACGAGCAGGACTCGTCACAGACCTCCCGGATGCCGCGGATCGACGACCGGCAGGGCCCGGGCGCGACCACGGAGATGCCGGCGATCCCGCGGCTCGACGGCCGGCAGGGTCCCGGGTCCACCTCCGAGTTCGCCCGCCCGGACTACGACGCGCCGCCGCCCGGTGCCCCGCAGAGCACCGGACAGTTCGCCCGCCCGGGTACGAGTGGCGGCGGACAGACCGGCCAGAACAGCCGGCCCGAGCAGATCACGGACGGGCCGTTCGTCCGCTCGGACATCTTCGGCGCCCCGAACACCCCGAGCGGCCGGAACACCCCGGCGGCACCGTCGGCCCCGGGCCAGTTCACGCCTCCGCAGGGCTACGACGACGGCACGAGCGGTCAGTTCCCGCGGCCGGGTTACGACGGCGGCTCCACCGGCCAGTTCGCCCAGCCCGGCTACGAGGACGGCTCCACCGGCCAGCACTCCCTGCCGAGCGGCCAGACCCCGTCGAACACCTCGTCGTCGACGGGCCAGTTCGAGCGGCCTCAGACCAACGGCCGCGGCACCGACTTCGGTGCTCCGCGCCCGCCGGCCCCGCAGCAGCGGCCCACCCGACAGGAGTCCGAGGCGCTGCCGCCCGCGGGTCCCGGTGACGGCCGCACGCCGCTGTACGACACGCTCGAGACCAACTGGTTCCACGGGCAGCAGAACGGCCAGCAGGGCAGCGGCGCGACGGATCCCGCCCCGGCGGCCCCGCAGCAGCAGCCGCAGGCCCCGGCGGCCCCTCAACGTCCCGTCGCCAGCTCGTGGCGCAGCTCGCCGAACGACGATCTCGTCCGGCAGGCAGAGCGCGTACGGCAGCCGGCAGCGGGCGGCGTCACCACCTCCGGTCTGCCGCGCCGGGTGCCCCGAGCGAACCTCGTACCGGGCACGGCTCAGCAGCAACAGCACCAACCCGGTCCGCAGGTCTCGCGTTCGCCTGACGACGTACGCGGCCGGCTGACCAATCTCCGTCGGGGCATCGCGCAAGGTCGACAGGCCGGTACCGGCCAGACCGGCAGCTTCCCGAGCCCCACTCACCAGCAGGAGCGTTAG
- a CDS encoding fumarylacetoacetate hydrolase family protein, with product MRIARFSIDGNVAFGAVEGDKPDELVLDIIKGIPFADFELSGTKVPLAPSDSKARVRLLPPVLPNKVVAFGRNYAEHAKELGNEVPDAPFAFFKPSTSVIGPGDEIQYPSFSEDLHHEAELAVVIGRMCREVPRERVKDVILGYTCANDITARDVQKREKQWARAKGFDTSCPLGPWVETDVDPSDLTIQLTVNGQQRQLGRTSEMIHSIEDLIVNITEAMTLLPGDVILTGTPAGVGPLTVGDEVAVTIEGIGTLTNKVVKRG from the coding sequence GTGCGCATCGCCAGATTCTCCATCGACGGGAACGTCGCCTTCGGCGCGGTAGAGGGCGACAAGCCGGACGAGCTCGTCCTCGACATCATCAAGGGCATCCCGTTCGCGGACTTCGAGCTCTCCGGTACGAAGGTCCCGCTGGCACCTTCCGACTCGAAGGCGAGGGTGCGGCTGCTGCCCCCGGTGCTCCCCAACAAGGTCGTGGCCTTCGGCCGCAACTACGCGGAGCACGCGAAGGAACTGGGCAACGAGGTCCCCGACGCCCCGTTCGCCTTCTTCAAGCCCTCCACCTCGGTGATCGGCCCCGGCGACGAGATCCAGTACCCCTCCTTCTCCGAGGACCTGCACCACGAGGCCGAACTGGCCGTCGTCATCGGCCGGATGTGCCGCGAGGTCCCGCGCGAGCGGGTCAAGGACGTCATCCTCGGCTACACCTGCGCCAACGACATCACCGCCCGCGACGTCCAGAAGCGCGAGAAGCAGTGGGCCAGGGCCAAGGGCTTCGACACCTCCTGCCCGCTCGGCCCCTGGGTGGAGACGGACGTCGACCCGTCCGACCTCACGATCCAGCTCACGGTCAACGGTCAGCAACGCCAGCTCGGCCGGACCAGCGAGATGATCCACTCCATCGAGGATCTGATCGTCAACATCACCGAGGCCATGACGCTGCTCCCCGGCGACGTGATCCTCACGGGCACCCCGGCAGGCGTCGGGCCGCTCACCGTCGGCGACGAGGTCGCCGTCACCATCGAAGGCATCGGCACTCTCACCAACAAGGTTGTCAAGCGTGGCTAG
- the gltX gene encoding glutamate--tRNA ligase codes for MASAPVPAVRVRFCPSPTGNPHVGLVRTALFNWAFARHHQGTLVFRIEDTDAARDSEESYGQLLDSMRWLGFDWDEGPEVGGPHAPYRQSQRMDLYKEIAGKLLVAGHAYHCYCSQEELDTRREAARAAGKPSGYDGHCRDLTAEHVADYQAQGRTPIVRFRMPDETITFTDLVRGELTFTAENVPDYGIVRANGAPLYTLVNPIDDALMEITHVLRGEDLLSSTPRQIALYKALIELGIAKQIPQFGHLPYVMGEGNKKLSKRDPQSSLNLYRERGFLPEGLLNYLSLLGWSLSADQDVFAIDEMVAAFDVADVNPNPARFDLKKCEAINADHIRLLDVKDFTERCAPWLRAPFAPWAPQDFNEAKWHAIAPHAQTRLKVLSEITDNVDFLFLPEPVFDEASWTKAMKEGSDALLRTAREKLESADWTSPESLKEAVLAAGEAHGLKLGKAQAPVRVAVTGRTIGLPLFESLEILGRDRTLARVDAALAKLTA; via the coding sequence GTGGCTAGCGCACCCGTCCCCGCCGTCCGAGTACGTTTCTGCCCCTCGCCCACCGGTAACCCCCACGTGGGCCTGGTCCGCACCGCCCTGTTCAACTGGGCGTTCGCCCGGCACCACCAGGGCACGCTCGTCTTCCGCATCGAGGACACCGACGCGGCCCGCGACTCCGAGGAGTCGTACGGTCAGCTGCTCGACTCGATGCGCTGGCTGGGCTTCGACTGGGACGAGGGCCCCGAGGTCGGCGGCCCGCACGCGCCCTACCGGCAGTCGCAGCGCATGGACCTCTACAAGGAGATCGCGGGCAAGCTCCTGGTCGCCGGCCACGCCTACCACTGCTACTGCTCCCAGGAGGAGCTGGACACCCGCCGCGAGGCCGCCCGCGCCGCCGGCAAGCCGTCCGGCTACGACGGCCACTGCCGCGACCTGACCGCCGAGCACGTCGCCGACTACCAGGCCCAGGGCCGTACGCCCATCGTCCGCTTCCGCATGCCCGATGAGACGATCACGTTCACGGACCTGGTCCGCGGCGAGCTGACGTTCACGGCGGAGAACGTGCCCGACTACGGGATCGTACGAGCGAACGGCGCCCCGCTGTACACGCTCGTGAACCCGATCGACGACGCGCTGATGGAGATCACCCACGTCCTGCGCGGCGAGGACCTGCTGTCGTCGACGCCCCGCCAGATCGCTCTGTACAAGGCGCTGATCGAGCTGGGCATCGCGAAGCAGATCCCGCAGTTCGGCCACCTCCCCTACGTCATGGGTGAGGGCAACAAGAAGCTGTCGAAGCGCGACCCGCAGTCGTCGCTCAACCTGTACCGCGAGCGCGGCTTCCTGCCCGAGGGTCTGCTCAACTACCTCTCCCTGCTGGGCTGGTCGCTCTCCGCCGACCAGGACGTCTTCGCGATCGACGAGATGGTCGCGGCCTTCGACGTCGCGGACGTGAACCCCAACCCGGCGCGCTTCGACCTGAAGAAGTGCGAGGCGATCAACGCCGACCACATCCGCCTGCTGGACGTGAAGGACTTCACGGAGCGCTGCGCCCCGTGGCTGCGGGCCCCGTTCGCCCCCTGGGCTCCTCAGGACTTCAACGAGGCCAAGTGGCACGCGATCGCCCCGCACGCCCAGACCCGCCTCAAGGTCCTCTCCGAGATCACCGACAACGTCGACTTCCTGTTCCTGCCGGAGCCGGTGTTCGACGAGGCGAGCTGGACGAAGGCGATGAAGGAGGGCAGCGACGCGCTGCTCCGCACCGCCCGCGAGAAGCTGGAGTCCGCGGACTGGACGTCCCCGGAGTCCCTGAAGGAAGCCGTCCTGGCCGCCGGCGAGGCCCACGGCCTCAAGCTCGGCAAGGCCCAGGCCCCGGTCCGGGTGGCCGTCACCGGCCGCACGATCGGCCTGCCCCTCTTCGAGTCCCTGGAAATCCTGGGCAGGGACCGGACACTGGCCCGCGTCGACGCGGCACTGGCCAAGCTGACGGCGTAG
- a CDS encoding HAD family hydrolase, with protein MSIRAVVWDVDDTLFDYTTADRVGMSGHLAAEGLLDGYDSVDQAIARWREITDRQWARFSAGEATFQGQRRDRVRVFLGDGTVSDADADAWFERYIGHYETAWALFPDVLPVLDALAASHRHAVLSNSSIHVQDRKLRVLGVYDRFEVILCAAELGVSKPAAGAFLAACDALELAPHQVAYVGDHPEIDGQGADDAGLLSVWIDRGGAYATVAPPVGPRRIASLAELPAILGADTRFGAPSTFG; from the coding sequence ATGAGCATTCGGGCCGTGGTCTGGGACGTCGACGACACCCTCTTCGACTACACCACCGCCGACCGGGTCGGCATGAGCGGGCATCTCGCGGCCGAGGGGCTGCTCGACGGGTACGACAGCGTCGATCAGGCCATCGCGCGGTGGCGGGAGATCACCGACCGGCAGTGGGCGCGCTTCTCGGCGGGGGAGGCGACCTTCCAGGGGCAGCGCCGGGACCGCGTACGGGTCTTCCTGGGTGACGGCACGGTCAGCGACGCCGACGCCGACGCGTGGTTCGAGCGGTACATCGGCCACTACGAGACCGCGTGGGCCCTCTTCCCGGACGTCCTGCCGGTCCTGGACGCGCTCGCCGCCAGCCACCGACACGCCGTGCTGTCCAACTCCAGCATCCATGTCCAGGACCGCAAACTGCGCGTCCTCGGTGTGTACGACCGCTTCGAGGTCATCCTGTGCGCGGCGGAACTCGGCGTCTCCAAGCCGGCGGCCGGCGCCTTCCTCGCGGCCTGCGACGCCCTGGAACTGGCCCCGCACCAAGTGGCGTACGTGGGTGACCATCCGGAGATCGACGGACAGGGTGCCGACGACGCCGGACTGCTGTCGGTCTGGATCGATCGTGGGGGTGCGTACGCGACCGTCGCGCCGCCGGTCGGCCCGCGCCGGATCGCCTCGCTGGCCGAACTCCCCGCGATCCTCGGCGCGGATACCCGTTTTGGAGCCCCGTCCACCTTCGGGTAA
- the ndgR gene encoding IclR family transcriptional regulator NdgR — protein sequence MDNSSGVGVLDKAALVLSALESGPATLAGLVAATGLARPTAHRLAVALEHHRMVARDMQGRFILGPRLAELAAAAGEDRLLATAGPVLTHLRDITGESAQLYRRQGDMRICVAAAERLSGLRDTVPVGSTLTMKAGSSAQILMAWEEPERLHRGLQGARFTATALSGVRRRGWAQSIGEREPGVASVSAPVRGPSNRVVAAVSVSGPIERLTRHPGRMHAQAVIDAAARLSEALRRTG from the coding sequence ATGGACAACAGTAGCGGCGTCGGCGTTCTGGACAAGGCAGCCCTTGTCCTGAGCGCCCTGGAGTCCGGTCCGGCCACCCTCGCGGGTCTGGTCGCGGCGACCGGGCTGGCACGACCCACGGCCCACCGACTGGCCGTGGCTCTGGAACACCACCGCATGGTGGCGCGCGACATGCAGGGCCGTTTCATTCTCGGCCCCCGGCTGGCCGAGCTGGCCGCGGCCGCCGGCGAGGACCGCCTCCTCGCCACCGCGGGCCCGGTGCTCACCCACCTCCGGGACATCACGGGCGAGAGCGCGCAGCTCTACCGCCGCCAGGGCGACATGCGCATCTGCGTCGCCGCGGCGGAGCGCCTGTCCGGCCTTCGGGACACGGTCCCGGTCGGCTCGACGCTCACGATGAAGGCGGGCTCCTCCGCCCAGATCCTGATGGCCTGGGAGGAGCCGGAGCGCCTGCACCGGGGCCTGCAGGGCGCCCGCTTCACGGCCACGGCCCTGTCGGGGGTACGGCGCCGCGGCTGGGCCCAGTCGATCGGCGAGCGCGAACCGGGTGTCGCCTCCGTGTCCGCTCCCGTACGTGGCCCCTCCAACCGCGTGGTGGCCGCCGTCTCGGTCTCCGGTCCCATCGAGCGCCTGACGCGCCACCCTGGCCGCATGCACGCCCAGGCCGTCATCGACGCCGCCGCCCGTCTCTCCGAGGCCCTGCGCCGCACGGGCTGA